The proteins below are encoded in one region of Silene latifolia isolate original U9 population chromosome 2, ASM4854445v1, whole genome shotgun sequence:
- the LOC141631275 gene encoding 2-oxoglutarate-dependent dioxygenase DAO-like, protein MGEEIPIIDMQENNVNKLREACEKWGCFRVVNHGVPTTLMAEIKSVAVELFDRPVDIKQKNKEELPGSGYVGVTQTNPVYEALAVDIFSSLSIPTFCSDLHASPHQREIIERYVQNLHKLGIDIASRMVGSSRLDDDIVKVCPSHFRMNKYTITQENIGTGGLPMHTDGSLFTILLDDEHLGGLEIVDPSGKLLDVDRFPGSFLINLGDIAVPWSNGKMRNLKHRVICKDVGIRMSIAIIITPPTDEDMKAHQKFIEGDSPPEYVPFNYAEFRKLRAAKKMYAGEALELLRWKN, encoded by the exons atGGGTGAAGAAATACCAATAATAGACATGCAAGAAAACAATGTAAACAAACTTAGAGAAGCATGTGAGAAATGGGGTTGCTTCAGAGTAGTAAATCATGGAGTTCCTACAACATTAATGGCTGAAATTAAATCTGTGGCGGTCGAATTGTTCGATCGTCCGGTCGATATTAAGCAGAAGAACAAGGAAGAATTACCAGGAAGTGGCTACGTCGGTGTCACTCAAACTAATCCTGTTTATGAAGCACTTGCTGTTGACATCTTTTCTTCTCTTTCTATTCCTACCTTTTGTTCTGATCTTCATGCTTCTCCTCATCAAAG GGAGATAATTGAGAGGTATGTTCAAAATCTGCACAAGTTGGGAATTGACATTGCGAGTAGAATGGTCGGAAGCTCAAGGCTGGACGACGACATTGTCAAAGTTTGTCCTTCACATTTCAGGATGAACAAATACACAATTACTCAGGAAAACATCGGCACCGGTGGCTTGCCGATGCATACAGATGGTAGTCTATTTACCATACTCCTCGATGATGAACATTTGGGAGGCCTCGAAATTGTTGACCCGTCTGGTAAATTACTGGATGTTGATCGCTTTCCAGGTTCATTTCTCATCAATCTTGGAGACATTGCTGTG CCTTGGAGCAACGGGAAAATGCGGAATTTGAAGCACCGGGTTATATGTAAGGATGTTGGGATACGTATGTCAATTGCGATAATCATAACACCACCGACTGATGAGGACATGAAAGCTCATCAGAAATTCATAGAAGGTGACAGTCCACCTGAATACGTTCCCTTCAATTATGCAGAATTCAGGAAACTCCGAGCTGCAAAGAAGATGTATGCTGGTGAAGCCCTTGAACTTCTGCGTTGGAAAAACTAG